A region of Homo sapiens chromosome 17, GRCh38.p14 Primary Assembly DNA encodes the following proteins:
- the FOXJ1 gene encoding forkhead box protein J1, translating to MAESWLRLSGAGPAEEAGPEGGLEEPDALDDSLTSLQWLQEFSILNAKAPALPPGGTDPHGYHQVPGSAAPGSPLAADPACLGQPHTPGKPTSSCTSRSAPPGLQAPPPDDVDYATNPHVKPPYSYATLICMAMQASKATKITLSAIYKWITDNFCYFRHADPTWQNSIRHNLSLNKCFIKVPREKDEPGKGGFWRIDPQYAERLLSGAFKKRRLPPVHIHPAFARQAAQEPSAVPRAGPLTVNTEAQQLLREFEEATGEAGWGAGEGRLGHKRKQPLPKRVAKVPRPPSTLLPTPEEQGELEPLKGNFDWEAIFDAGTLGGELGALEALELSPPLSPASHVDVDLTIHGRHIDCPATWGPSVEQAADSLDFDETFLATSFLQHPWDESGSGCLPPEPLFEAGDATLASDLQDWASVGAFL from the exons ATGGCGGAGAGCTGGCTGCGCCTCTCGGGAGCCGGGCCGGCGGAGGAGGCCGGGCCGGAGGGCGGCCTGGAGGAGCCCGACGCCCTGGATGACAGCCTGACCAGCCTGCAGTGGCTGCAGGAATTCTCCATTCTCAACGCCAAGGCCCCCGCCCTGCCCCCGGGGGGCACCGACCCCCACGGCTACCACCAGGTGCCAGGTTCAGCGGCGCCCGGGTCCCCCCTGGCGGCCGACCCCGCCTGCCTGGGGCAGCCACACACGCCGGGCAAGCCCACGTCGTCGTGCACGTCGCGGAGCGCGCCCCCGGGGCTGCAGGCCCCACCCCCCGACGACGTGGACTACGCCACCAATCCGCACGTGAAGCCTCCCTACTCGTATGCCACGCTCATCTGCATGGCCATGCAGGCCAGCAAGGCCACCAAGATCACCCTGTCGGCCATCTACAAGTGGATCACGGACAACTTCTGCTACTTCCGCCACGCAGATCCCACCTGGCAG AATTCAATCCGCCACAACCTGTCTCTGAACAAGTGCTTCATCAAAGTGCCTCGGGAGAAGGACGAACCAGGCAAGGGGGGCTTCTGGCGCATTGACCCCCAGTACGCGGAGCGGCTACTGAGCGGCGCTTTCAAGAAGCGGCGACTGCCCCCTGTCCACATCCACCCAGCCTTTGCCCGCCAGGCCGCGCAGGAGCCCAGCGCTGTCCCCCGGGCCGGGCCGCTGACGGTGAATACCGAGGCCCAGCAGCTGCTGCGGGAGTTCGAGGAGGCCACCGGGGAGGCGGGCTGGGGTGCAGGCGAGGGCAGGCTGGGGCATAAGCGCAAACAGCCGCTGCCCAAGCGGGTGGCCAAGGTCCCGCGGCCCCCCAGCACCCTGCTGCCCACCCCGGAGGAGCAGGGTGAGCTGGAACCCCTCAAAGGCAACTTTGACTGGGAGGCCATCTTCGACGCCGGCACTCTGGGCGGGGAGCTGGGTGCACTGGAGGCCCTGGAGCTGAGCCCGCCTCTGAGCCCCGCCTCACACGTGGACGTGGACCTCACCATCCACGGCCGCCACATCGACTGCCCTGCCACCTGGGGGCCTTCGGTGGAGCAGGCTGCCGACAGCCTGGACTTCgatgagaccttcctggccacaTCCTTCCTGCAGCACCCCTGGGACGAGAGCGGCAGTGGCTGCCTGCCCCCGGAGCCCCTCTTTGAGGCTGGGGATGCCACCCTGGCCTCCGACCTGCAGGACTGGGCCAGCGTGGGGGCCTTCTTGTAA